From the genome of Perca fluviatilis chromosome 1, GENO_Pfluv_1.0, whole genome shotgun sequence, one region includes:
- the slc25a38b gene encoding mitochondrial glycine transporter B isoform X2, with amino-acid sequence MQEKQDSQSRAPGRKAHPALKAFLCGSLSGTCSTLLFQPLDLVKTRLQTLQNNAKLGAPKVGMFNVLINVIRTENFFGLWKGVSPSFVRCIPGVGIYFSTFYSLKQHYFLERAPNAGEAVLLGAGARTVAGVCMLPFTVIKTRFESGCYNYVSVAGALRSVYETEGIRALFSGLTATLLRDAPFSGIYVMFYSQAKKAMPQEVTSSPYAPLVNFSCGVVAGVMASLATQPADVVKTHIQISPSHWSTRDAVHYIYMEHGMGGFFRGAVPRSLRRTLMAAMAWTVYEQLMARMGLKS; translated from the exons atgcaggaaaaacaGGATTCTCAGAGCCGAGCCCCAGGCAGGAAG GCTCATCCAGCTCTCAAAGCCTTTTTGTGTGGCTCTCTCAGCGGCACCTGCTCTACACTACTCTTCCAGCCTTTGGATCTGGTCAAGACACGGCTGCAGACCCTACAGAACAATGCCAaactggg TGCACCAAAGGTGGGGATGTTCAACGTTTTAATCAACGTTATCAGGACAGAGAATTTCTTCGGTCTGTGGAAGGGAGTTTCACCA TCATTTGTGCGCTGCATCCCTGGGGTGGGCATCTACTTCAGCACCTTCTACTCCCTAAAGCAGCACTACTTCCTAGAACGGGCACCCAACGCTGGCGAGGCTGTTCTGCTTGGAGCGGGTGCCAGAACTGTGGCTGGCGTCTGCATGCTGCCATTCACGGTCATCAAGACACGCTTTGAG AGTGGCTGTTACAACTATGTGAGTGTGGCAGGGGCTCTGAGGAGTGTGTATGAGACGGAGGGAATCAGGGCCCTGTTCTCAGGGCTGACTGCCACGCTGCTCCGAGACGCTCCGTTCTCTGGCATCTACGTCATGTTCTACAGCCAGGCCAAGAAGGCGATGCCTCAAG AGGTAACTTCGTCGCCCTATGCTCCGCTGGTGAACTTTAGCTGTGGGGTGGTGGCAGGTGTCATGGCGTCGCTGGCCACACAGCCAGCGGATGTCGTGAAGACCCATATTCAAATCAGCCCATCCCACTGGAGCACAAGAGATGCTGTCCACTACATCTACATG GAGCACGGCATGGGCGGGTTTTTCCGTGGGGCTGTACCCAGGTCTCTGAGACGCACTTTGATGGCTGCCATGGCTTGGACTGTCTACGAACAGCTGATGGCAAGAATGGGCCTCAAATCCTGA
- the slc25a38b gene encoding mitochondrial glycine transporter B isoform X1, with protein sequence MPRKMLNGTFPHYAFYTVTNPFSFSPGLLSVCHFFLSSLLSLMSSSLCHSLILSFFPFLCHLPQAHPALKAFLCGSLSGTCSTLLFQPLDLVKTRLQTLQNNAKLGAPKVGMFNVLINVIRTENFFGLWKGVSPSFVRCIPGVGIYFSTFYSLKQHYFLERAPNAGEAVLLGAGARTVAGVCMLPFTVIKTRFESGCYNYVSVAGALRSVYETEGIRALFSGLTATLLRDAPFSGIYVMFYSQAKKAMPQEVTSSPYAPLVNFSCGVVAGVMASLATQPADVVKTHIQISPSHWSTRDAVHYIYMEHGMGGFFRGAVPRSLRRTLMAAMAWTVYEQLMARMGLKS encoded by the exons ATGCCAAGAAAGATGTTGAATGGTACATTTCCACATTATGCTTTTTACACTGTGACTAATcccttctccttctctcctgGTCTACTCTCTGTCTGCCATTTCTTTCTCTCGTCACTTCTCTCCCTTATGTCCTCCTCTCTTTGCCATTCCCtcatcctctctttctttccattcCTCTGTCATCTTCCTCAGGCTCATCCAGCTCTCAAAGCCTTTTTGTGTGGCTCTCTCAGCGGCACCTGCTCTACACTACTCTTCCAGCCTTTGGATCTGGTCAAGACACGGCTGCAGACCCTACAGAACAATGCCAaactggg TGCACCAAAGGTGGGGATGTTCAACGTTTTAATCAACGTTATCAGGACAGAGAATTTCTTCGGTCTGTGGAAGGGAGTTTCACCA TCATTTGTGCGCTGCATCCCTGGGGTGGGCATCTACTTCAGCACCTTCTACTCCCTAAAGCAGCACTACTTCCTAGAACGGGCACCCAACGCTGGCGAGGCTGTTCTGCTTGGAGCGGGTGCCAGAACTGTGGCTGGCGTCTGCATGCTGCCATTCACGGTCATCAAGACACGCTTTGAG AGTGGCTGTTACAACTATGTGAGTGTGGCAGGGGCTCTGAGGAGTGTGTATGAGACGGAGGGAATCAGGGCCCTGTTCTCAGGGCTGACTGCCACGCTGCTCCGAGACGCTCCGTTCTCTGGCATCTACGTCATGTTCTACAGCCAGGCCAAGAAGGCGATGCCTCAAG AGGTAACTTCGTCGCCCTATGCTCCGCTGGTGAACTTTAGCTGTGGGGTGGTGGCAGGTGTCATGGCGTCGCTGGCCACACAGCCAGCGGATGTCGTGAAGACCCATATTCAAATCAGCCCATCCCACTGGAGCACAAGAGATGCTGTCCACTACATCTACATG GAGCACGGCATGGGCGGGTTTTTCCGTGGGGCTGTACCCAGGTCTCTGAGACGCACTTTGATGGCTGCCATGGCTTGGACTGTCTACGAACAGCTGATGGCAAGAATGGGCCTCAAATCCTGA
- the slc25a38b gene encoding mitochondrial glycine transporter B isoform X3, with translation MEFASAHPALKAFLCGSLSGTCSTLLFQPLDLVKTRLQTLQNNAKLGAPKVGMFNVLINVIRTENFFGLWKGVSPSFVRCIPGVGIYFSTFYSLKQHYFLERAPNAGEAVLLGAGARTVAGVCMLPFTVIKTRFESGCYNYVSVAGALRSVYETEGIRALFSGLTATLLRDAPFSGIYVMFYSQAKKAMPQEVTSSPYAPLVNFSCGVVAGVMASLATQPADVVKTHIQISPSHWSTRDAVHYIYMEHGMGGFFRGAVPRSLRRTLMAAMAWTVYEQLMARMGLKS, from the exons ATGGAGTTCGCATCG GCTCATCCAGCTCTCAAAGCCTTTTTGTGTGGCTCTCTCAGCGGCACCTGCTCTACACTACTCTTCCAGCCTTTGGATCTGGTCAAGACACGGCTGCAGACCCTACAGAACAATGCCAaactggg TGCACCAAAGGTGGGGATGTTCAACGTTTTAATCAACGTTATCAGGACAGAGAATTTCTTCGGTCTGTGGAAGGGAGTTTCACCA TCATTTGTGCGCTGCATCCCTGGGGTGGGCATCTACTTCAGCACCTTCTACTCCCTAAAGCAGCACTACTTCCTAGAACGGGCACCCAACGCTGGCGAGGCTGTTCTGCTTGGAGCGGGTGCCAGAACTGTGGCTGGCGTCTGCATGCTGCCATTCACGGTCATCAAGACACGCTTTGAG AGTGGCTGTTACAACTATGTGAGTGTGGCAGGGGCTCTGAGGAGTGTGTATGAGACGGAGGGAATCAGGGCCCTGTTCTCAGGGCTGACTGCCACGCTGCTCCGAGACGCTCCGTTCTCTGGCATCTACGTCATGTTCTACAGCCAGGCCAAGAAGGCGATGCCTCAAG AGGTAACTTCGTCGCCCTATGCTCCGCTGGTGAACTTTAGCTGTGGGGTGGTGGCAGGTGTCATGGCGTCGCTGGCCACACAGCCAGCGGATGTCGTGAAGACCCATATTCAAATCAGCCCATCCCACTGGAGCACAAGAGATGCTGTCCACTACATCTACATG GAGCACGGCATGGGCGGGTTTTTCCGTGGGGCTGTACCCAGGTCTCTGAGACGCACTTTGATGGCTGCCATGGCTTGGACTGTCTACGAACAGCTGATGGCAAGAATGGGCCTCAAATCCTGA